The DNA segment ACTGTAGGACATAGCAGGATCTGCTACACCTACACCATCAAGGCCAGAGAAGTTGCCCACCAAAAGAAGGAGCCCACCACCACCTCAATCCATTGGTGTGGATCCAATGCAAGGAGCTATTGTGGCAACATCTTTCAGATTGGCCAATTTATGAAGTTTGTTCCAACTCCCATTTCAAAGCACCAAGGAAAAAGAACAATTGATGATTTTGACATCATGATGTTTATGacagtacttttttgttttgttaaagGCAGTTAATAGATAGTAGCTTTGTTTAGGATAATTGTCAAAACTTTTGTATTCCCAACCTTGATATCTTAGCTATGACACTTCTTTTGTTCCTTTAATGTTTGCAACTCAAACATGTTAATGTTTGCTACTCAAATATGTTTATCTTTGCTACTTTTGTAATTATGCATTATGCATTATGCTATTATGATATTAGATGATCTGTAATTATTTCTCTTTATGATAACTAGTCTATCAAAAACAGGGCATATAACTGAAGATAAAAAATCAActcttattttcattcatcCATGAACACATTACATACAACATTGTCAGAACTTCAAAGTCATAACCAATACAACAACTATAGGAAAAAACACCACCATGCCTAAGAATTGTATCATACATTTTTGGGTCCTCACTTCAGCTTCTAATTTTCCAATTTTCCAGGCTAAATTGACTCACACTTGCTCATTGTCAATTACAGTTGCATCCACTCTTCCTTCatgttcctcttcttcttctacatcatCAACCCAGAGAAAAAATCTACACCATGTTTTGCCCCTAGTCTGAATATGAGATATGATAAGTAAAGAACAGAAAACCACTAAACAATTTTTCTTACCAAAAACTCACATTGTAATTCGGACAACCGAAGAAGGGCTTATTTGGGTTGGTATTTGTTCCAGACCAATGAAGCACGGGCCGGCAGCCGCACCCACAGCACTCTGGCACCTGCGACGGTCTAGTCCGACTCCATGTTCTCGTCGTCGATCGTGTAGAGCTTCCTTGACCCTGGCTCGCATACCCAATCATGGTTTTCGTTTCAGTTCAACgagtaacaacaacaaagcaGGAGAAGAATGTTGCTGGGTAAaagcaagaagatgaagagggataaTGATGTCATCCTGGAAATTAGGGTTAAAATTAGGTACATGGATCATATTGGGTCAAACAGTTTCAATTGCCACCTCAGCTAGCCGTTATCTACGCCAACATGGCATCTCAGCGCCATGTTACTGCCGACGGCAATTAATTTGCCCGGAGATGTGGGGAGGGACAACCCTAATGCAATTTTAATAAAGTCGGAAACATAAATGGTACAATTGGTAAGTCAGGGACTAAATTAGTGTAAATCGTGAATATCAGGAACAGCGAGATTTAACTCTATCAAAATACATTCCAAAGATTATTTTCAATGgacaaaagtataaaaaatataccaTAAGCCTCACAAATCTCCTGACGATATGACATTTTTGtcaataaaaaaacaatatttCAGGTGTAATTCAATGTATATGAATCTTGTGTACTTTTTTTCTATCCTAAACTTTCATATATACTTATCCATTTACTTGCTAATATtggttaattaaaaattcatttccTATAATTTCTCTTGTAAATATGATTTTAAGTAGCGTTTGTAGTCCAACTACAAGAACCAAATAAATTCTATCCTTCTCTTCTATGGACTTGTAAGTCTTGTAATACAATCCAGCATCTTTGAAGCACCTTTTTCCGCACAAAAATGAAACACAAACTTTGTCTGCCAAGGAATCGTTTGTCGGCTGGTATGAGTGCAGCACATGTTGATAGCAAGAGTTCGGATGTCTCCATCAACCCTCCACCAGATAGGTGGCTGAATGCATTGGCAGAAACCATATTCTAATTTCCGAAAAGCAATGGTCTAACAAAATCCGACGATAAACTCGAGACATCTAAGGGTCATATTCTACCAAGCGGGGATTCATCAGCATGATCATCCACCAACCAGAGGCCATAGTCGCGAAATCGCTTTATCTTCTTCTCAAAACCTACTATATAGTTATTGTGAATGATCACATGCTTTCCTTTAGTTTCCTTAACCCATGTCTTGTTCTTGAAATATAGCCCACCTGTAGGAAAAGCTGCCTGCGGCAACAAGTATAAATCCACCTGTAAAGAACATATACAGCCTCTTACTTGTTATGAAGAGTAAACTGGTTATATAACAAACTTGAGATCAAGCAATTAGTACAAATATCAGAACAATTGACATTTTCCTGTTTTCTGAATTGAAGGTCTCTCCCTTGTAATTGAACATAAATCATGTAGTACACTACCATGATGCCATAAATAAGCTTTGGTCATATATTGGTCTATTTAAGGTATATAAGTTATCCACACTGGAAGAGGGAAAAAAAGGGACAAACCTCTTTAGCTGTCTTCATCAAAGCCCAGTTAAAAGCAGGTTGATCATTTGATTTCTGGGTTCTAGACCATGGTTGATTCTGAAGTTCCTGGATCCACTTTCTCAAGACTAGCTTTGCTCCGCCTGTAGGGCGAAGGAAAATCATGCAACTGCATATGTAAGGGCGGCCCTTTTTTCCTGGTGGCGGTAAAGCATGAGAATGGTTTAATGACTTGATCTGATCTCACAAGGTaacaaaaagaaagtaaaaaagtCAGTAATACCAAGAATGAAACAGAAAAAGCACTAGACCGCAGCATATGTTCATATATCATCACACTTACCGGAATCATATCATCTGTAAAGTACACATCATGATTCCCTTCTAACTGAAGCAATGGATCCCCCAACCAGACCATGTCAACATCATTGTACATTACACTATATCCGAGCTCCAAAATCTTCAGAAGATGGCTAGGCCTTCTGGCCGTGAAGTTGAAGAAACCCTAGACAGTGAAAATAAACAACAGATTCTAAAATTCAGCAACACATGCAGGAAATAAAAAGATCAAGATAATTAATAACACTTCACACATAACATAAGCATGAAGAGTAACACAAAGGACAAGATATATGTGAATTTCCGAGATGCATCCAATACAATAACAAGAATTAAAGTAACCACACGTTGAGAAACATGTAAGAGAAAAGATACTATAGATAGAAGGTAAAGAATATGAAAATTTACTGGGACAAGGTAAGCAATACCATTGAGGTTCACCCCTGTATAAGGGTATGAAATGTTAACTAAGGCTTGTTTGGACGAGCTtctaagaaaatatatttttttgagttatctttttttttaaaagaccttatacaaaattaaaagtaattttatgttggatatctcatgcaaaaagatttttttgtctatcaattatgtttaggtataacaatataaaagtacttttttatttatttttaagaaaaaaaaatcttttgctattaaaaatttaccaaacacactcaaaactaaaaaataaaatatttttttctatcaacTTAATGGCACCCACACGAGCACTAAGCATGTTAGAGCCATTcatataactaattaataaggTCAATTTCTAATAACTGGTAAAGCAAACTATAATAAATCATGATCCATATATTACTAAATGAAAGctcaattcaatttcaaaacaCATGAAAACAACTAAATTCCAGTTACTAATAAAGTAAGAGCATACATACAAACCTTAGATCCAAACTTATGAGCAGATTCAGCATCAAGCACAGGTGGAATAAGAACAGCATGGCCAGGCCAACGCTCATTAATCTTATAGAGTGAAGCATAGTCCTCAGCAATGACAAGAACCATATCCTGGCGGTTCTGCCTTCTGATACTGATCAACCAGTTGTTGAGAAACGGCAAGTAAGGCTGACTCACAATGCAAACTATGACAGTTCCATTTTTTGCCACAAAGGAGAGAGCTTGGTCCAATGTGTATGAGTTCCACTTTGAAACAGCAGGCTTGGAAACTGAGAAGATTCCATGGGGGATAGTGACCCAGGGGCTGAAGACACCCACCACCATGACGAGGCAAAGGAGGACCAAGAGTGTCGCTGGGTTGAGGATGGAGATGGGTCTCTTGGAATTGGCGGAGGAAGGTGGTGGAGCGGCAAATGGGTTCGAAAAGGCATTGTGCAAGCTTCTTTGATGTAGAAACATTGACATCGTAGCTCGCAAAAGTGACGGTGGCAACACTTGAATGGATCCAATCAAATTCGACCCTTACAAAAGAAGATTAAAGTAAATTTCAGTACAATAATCAATTGAAAGTGGAAGTATAAGGAATTCAAGGTTCTGGAGACCGAACCGCTAATCATACTGttttaattactaatttactgttaattttttgttttaacgtgttgaattgaaaatttattttataataaaataataaataaaatataaataaaaatatgcatataatttttttttttggaaaagagAGAGTTCCACACACTAAATTGGAGCAAGTAGGAATAACAAAACAACAgtgaaactaaaataaagacACAAGGTataatttgttgttattttcagcATTGTCATCAACAATCAAATGGATCAACATCACACTAATCTATGTAACTCAGAAACGACTTGTTCTTGATGTCATCAACACCTGTCTCAGATTTCTGAAAAATTCTACTATTTCGTTCTAACCAAATGTTCAGAGTTGCATCTAGGCACTTCAATCCAACTCTCAAACAGTTCTTTGACAGTCCTCGAAATAATACATGCTCTATTTGCACACGTCAACCAGGCACACCACGCCTGCCAAGTAAAATCACAACCATGAAACAAATGGTGcacaaattctattttctttttacaCAAAACACAAATTTTATCACTATGATGTATGATTCCTAGCCTACTCAGCCTCTCTATAGTGTTGATCCTGCCTACTAAAACAAACAATGCAAGGAGTTCAACTCTTGGAGGAACCACTCCTCTCCAAATGGCGCTAGTGAAGCTGTAGCTCGTGATGTCCTCCGAGAGAGTCTTTTTCTGCAACACTTGCACAAATGAATTAGTAGAAAAGATACCAGTTTTGTCAAATTTCTATACAATTGCATCCTCTCTACTAGGCGACATTCTTACTA comes from the Arachis duranensis cultivar V14167 chromosome 7, aradu.V14167.gnm2.J7QH, whole genome shotgun sequence genome and includes:
- the LOC107459326 gene encoding UDP-D-xylose:L-fucose alpha-1,3-D-xylosyltransferase MGP4-like, which translates into the protein MSMFLHQRSLHNAFSNPFAAPPPSSANSKRPISILNPATLLVLLCLVMVVGVFSPWVTIPHGIFSVSKPAVSKWNSYTLDQALSFVAKNGTVIVCIVSQPYLPFLNNWLISIRRQNRQDMVLVIAEDYASLYKINERWPGHAVLIPPVLDAESAHKFGSKGFFNFTARRPSHLLKILELGYSVMYNDVDMVWLGDPLLQLEGNHDVYFTDDMIPIKSLNHSHALPPPGKKGRPYICSCMIFLRPTGGAKLVLRKWIQELQNQPWSRTQKSNDQPAFNWALMKTAKEVDLYLLPQAAFPTGGLYFKNKTWVKETKGKHVIIHNNYIVGFEKKIKRFRDYGLWLVDDHADESPLGRI